The following coding sequences are from one Lycium ferocissimum isolate CSIRO_LF1 chromosome 3, AGI_CSIRO_Lferr_CH_V1, whole genome shotgun sequence window:
- the LOC132051029 gene encoding cysteine-rich and transmembrane domain-containing protein WIH2-like yields the protein MSNNIEQPPVSLPPPQGYPPQGYPNGIYPPAPVYPPQPQGQGQGQGQGYAQGYPTQGVGYYPPHPQPHGYPPQPGPHSYPPPMGMGYPPQGYPPQSCHPPQYGAPPHGQGYPHQKQKQNQAATGIMGGCLAAMCCCCLLDACLE from the exons ATGAGTAATAACATTGAACAACCTCCTGTTAGTCTCCCTCCTCCCCAAG GTTATCCTCCGCAAGGTTACCCAAATGGGATATATCCTCCGGCGCCAGTATATCCTCCCCAGCCCCAGGGACAGGGACAGGGGCAGGGGCAGGGATACGCACAAGGTTACCCTACACAAGGAGTAGGATATTACCCTCCCCATCCCCAACCCCATGGTTACCCTCCGCAACCTGGACCCCACAGTTATCCTCCTCCAATGGGAATGGGATATCCACCACAAGGTTACCCTCCTCAGAGCTGCCATCCACCTCAGTACGGTGCACCCCCTCATGGACAAGGATATCCtcatcaaaaacaaaaacaaaatcaagcTGCTACAGGCATCATGGGAGGATG TTTGGCTGCTATGTGTTGTTGCTGCCTCTTAGATGCATGCCTTGAATGA